In Gimesia benthica, a single window of DNA contains:
- a CDS encoding outer membrane protein assembly factor BamB family protein, whose protein sequence is MIRAAASCCLLPLRICLVLIVCTTTALQAEDWLQLKGTPTHSGNVADRKIETPLSLTAAIPLTDALFTSPVVSHNKVFVIDGSGVVFAIDAKTNNVVWKFATRGGAGNCNNVASPAVIDDYLHVGTTAGYYYVLNVNDGTVVKEIDCQEPIFSAPAVKGDRVYFATLGAQVYAVKPAGDVIWTWDFVKEVVDFDGNRWSGADWLKHRKDRVTWRDHFVCSRDICLTGNSIVVPAGGRTVFLEDTGTAPRLQVVGEIPKYAGSEYPATFGQSADEAGNVFVQWHRRDNAGRVEVMRLKEDKIEADYVKGTQTSIRDPGLLSFASVSIRGNDVYRVRPEAGLGLCRHKLDDESTEVLCEAPSVASPVLTEKYAIYGGLDGKLYVVPLAGGDAVTFSTAFDAPITASVAVADQKIYVPCEDGYLYVLQADGKTPTEQTPPPDQDLLVWKIRSPLTGPLADPQFNWYTNYGDFGGTNANEQGLKPPLRMRWARRLEGTVKHLPVCGGGRLYTHTAEGQIIAYEQDTGRLLWRRYWPDVYLSFTSPLYINEKLLIPQAGIKKSRMRCLDAATGEMLWEAPFTGSPSWSRQFPPVVHGNIAIYASGSGEYAPQGTEKAFTFGGKPVETTDGREVMSWIYSNDNPYYPKDHRPRIWAWDLDTGKVIWEKDFSDYGRGGNDCGIAILDGKLYYSTFFGYASSQRRRRGLPVENNGITACLDPKTGEVIWLTNKYYVTSKCTLSARDGRVYIGGYNRANENTQDRFVWCLDAKDGSLVWQSDAVTSALNVVTVGKDYIFSNALRGKGNVFDHKTGKVVSSIGHNYACCRFTLSEPYVLGANMDMIDLSDDGKLVSTGPAIDSRECLGAVVSNGRIFYTSQASGFIVSQTYGEASRKLPAIWERP, encoded by the coding sequence ATGATAAGAGCCGCCGCCAGCTGTTGTCTACTTCCGCTTCGTATCTGCCTGGTGCTGATCGTCTGCACGACAACCGCGCTTCAGGCCGAAGACTGGCTGCAGCTGAAAGGGACTCCCACCCACTCTGGCAATGTCGCTGATCGTAAAATTGAAACGCCTCTCTCTCTCACAGCCGCGATCCCTCTGACCGATGCCCTGTTTACCTCGCCGGTCGTCAGCCATAATAAAGTCTTCGTGATCGATGGCTCGGGCGTTGTCTTCGCCATTGATGCAAAAACCAACAACGTCGTCTGGAAATTCGCGACCCGCGGCGGCGCAGGCAACTGCAATAATGTCGCTTCCCCTGCCGTCATTGATGACTATCTCCACGTCGGTACCACCGCTGGTTACTATTATGTATTGAATGTGAATGACGGTACCGTCGTCAAAGAAATCGACTGCCAGGAACCGATTTTCTCTGCCCCCGCTGTGAAAGGTGATCGCGTTTACTTCGCCACGCTTGGTGCGCAGGTCTATGCTGTCAAACCGGCAGGTGACGTCATCTGGACCTGGGACTTCGTCAAAGAAGTTGTCGACTTTGACGGCAACCGCTGGAGCGGCGCCGACTGGCTTAAACATCGTAAAGACCGCGTCACCTGGCGCGATCACTTTGTCTGCTCTCGCGATATTTGTCTTACAGGAAACAGTATTGTCGTTCCCGCCGGTGGTCGCACCGTTTTCCTTGAAGACACAGGGACCGCACCCCGTCTGCAGGTGGTTGGCGAAATCCCCAAGTATGCTGGATCGGAGTACCCCGCGACCTTTGGGCAAAGTGCCGATGAAGCTGGAAACGTCTTCGTGCAATGGCATCGACGCGATAACGCGGGTCGTGTTGAAGTCATGCGACTGAAAGAGGACAAAATCGAAGCCGACTACGTCAAAGGAACTCAGACCTCGATTCGGGATCCCGGTCTGCTGAGCTTTGCCTCCGTCAGTATTCGGGGAAATGATGTCTATCGTGTCCGCCCCGAAGCGGGACTGGGCCTGTGCCGCCACAAACTCGATGACGAATCTACTGAAGTTCTCTGCGAAGCGCCCTCGGTCGCCTCTCCGGTCCTGACTGAGAAATATGCAATCTACGGTGGCCTGGATGGAAAACTTTATGTTGTCCCTCTTGCCGGTGGAGACGCTGTCACCTTCAGCACCGCTTTCGACGCACCGATAACCGCTTCGGTAGCGGTCGCCGATCAGAAAATCTACGTCCCCTGTGAAGATGGATATCTCTACGTTCTGCAGGCCGATGGCAAGACACCAACCGAACAGACTCCCCCGCCCGATCAGGACCTGCTGGTCTGGAAAATCCGCAGCCCCCTCACCGGCCCGCTGGCAGATCCCCAGTTTAACTGGTACACCAATTACGGCGATTTCGGCGGCACCAACGCCAACGAACAGGGCTTGAAGCCCCCCTTGAGAATGCGCTGGGCCCGTCGCCTGGAAGGAACCGTCAAACATCTGCCCGTCTGTGGCGGAGGTCGTCTTTATACCCACACCGCCGAAGGCCAGATCATTGCTTACGAACAGGACACCGGGCGTCTGCTCTGGAGACGTTATTGGCCCGACGTTTATCTCTCCTTTACCTCCCCACTCTATATCAATGAGAAACTGCTGATTCCGCAGGCTGGCATCAAAAAATCCCGCATGCGTTGTCTTGATGCCGCTACCGGAGAGATGCTCTGGGAAGCCCCCTTTACCGGATCTCCTAGTTGGAGCCGCCAGTTTCCCCCCGTGGTACACGGTAACATCGCCATCTATGCCTCCGGCTCTGGAGAGTATGCCCCCCAGGGAACCGAGAAAGCCTTCACCTTCGGCGGCAAACCGGTCGAAACTACCGACGGTCGCGAAGTTATGAGCTGGATCTACTCCAATGACAACCCCTACTACCCCAAAGATCACCGTCCCCGCATCTGGGCCTGGGATCTGGATACCGGTAAAGTCATCTGGGAAAAAGATTTCTCCGACTACGGACGCGGCGGCAACGACTGTGGCATCGCCATCCTGGACGGTAAACTTTATTACTCGACCTTCTTCGGTTATGCCAGCAGTCAACGCAGACGCCGTGGTTTGCCAGTTGAAAACAATGGCATCACCGCCTGCCTGGATCCCAAAACAGGCGAAGTGATCTGGCTGACCAATAAGTATTATGTCACTTCGAAATGCACGCTGAGTGCTCGTGACGGCCGGGTTTATATCGGAGGCTATAATCGCGCAAATGAAAACACCCAGGACCGTTTCGTATGGTGTCTGGATGCCAAAGATGGCTCTCTGGTCTGGCAGTCTGATGCTGTCACCTCTGCACTCAACGTGGTGACCGTCGGCAAGGATTACATTTTCTCCAACGCCCTCCGCGGCAAAGGAAATGTCTTCGACCATAAAACAGGCAAAGTTGTCAGCAGCATCGGCCATAACTATGCCTGCTGCCGGTTTACCCTCTCCGAACCTTATGTACTCGGAGCCAATATGGACATGATTGACCTGTCTGATGACGGCAAGCTGGTCTCGACGGGCCCCGCCATCGATTCGCGGGAGTGCCTGGGTGCCGTTGTTTCCAACGGACGGATATTTTACACGTCGCAGGCCAGTGGATTCATCGTCTCCCAGACCTACGGCGAAGCGTCCCGCAAACTGCCCGCAATCTGGGAACGCCCCTGA
- a CDS encoding beta-propeller fold lactonase family protein encodes MFLCARSVRFTLPLILTLLSFAPRSTLAGSSSSLLDISTDGKLLACSNRDSGTVSIIDLDKNKKVHEIKVGRHPEGVTFLGDTHKLATAVYDDDVVIFLDADTGKQLGQTEVFDEPYGIVSTSKGDKVYVTLDYPGRIVEINTKTQNVSNEFSVGQHVKGLAISNDDQSLFSTEYYTALVRQTDAKTGKTIDEWEGGSTDNLARQITLHPRRAKAYLPHIRSRITVAHGAGSIFPIVTIVDTKPADGSRRKKIPMDSFQGARVTSNPWDTAITPDGKTFFVVFAGTDDMFVCNVIDDDYRELTFRARLNLGHNPRGVRVAPDGKTFYVYNALDFNIVAYDTDTLQRRATITVTENPHSEEVLLGKRLFYTALQPMSSRLWISCASCHPDGQPDGKTWHNPEGLRNTQSLAGMAWTHPIHWSADRDEVQDFEHTIRGPLMQGRGLVTGRINDSLKAPNKGLSQALDAMAAYSNTHEFTLSPHAKQGLSPAAQRGRELFFSKQTKCATCHSGPFYSDSNPTDKIIRHNVGTAVDNPGELMGPEYDTPTLLGVYRTAPYLSHGKAQTLEEVLTVYNHDDQHGVTSQLSKQERADLIEFLKALPYEDPVPQAEAAGLVKVNK; translated from the coding sequence ATGTTTCTCTGTGCCAGGTCCGTTCGCTTTACCCTGCCTCTTATTCTTACACTCTTGAGTTTCGCCCCCCGATCAACACTCGCCGGCAGTTCCAGCAGCCTGCTCGACATTTCGACCGACGGCAAACTGCTTGCCTGCTCGAACCGAGACAGCGGAACGGTATCGATCATCGACCTGGACAAAAACAAAAAAGTACATGAAATCAAAGTCGGCCGGCACCCTGAAGGCGTCACCTTTCTGGGTGACACACACAAGTTGGCGACCGCCGTCTACGATGATGACGTCGTCATCTTCCTTGATGCGGATACCGGCAAACAACTCGGACAGACAGAAGTCTTTGATGAACCCTACGGCATCGTCTCTACCTCTAAAGGTGACAAGGTCTACGTGACCCTGGATTATCCGGGCCGCATCGTAGAGATCAATACGAAAACCCAAAACGTCAGCAACGAGTTTTCAGTAGGCCAGCACGTGAAAGGCCTGGCGATTTCCAACGATGACCAGAGCCTGTTTTCCACCGAGTACTACACCGCACTGGTCCGTCAGACTGACGCAAAAACCGGTAAGACCATCGATGAATGGGAAGGTGGCAGCACAGACAATCTCGCTCGTCAGATCACCCTGCACCCCCGACGGGCCAAAGCATATCTGCCACACATTCGCTCTAGAATTACCGTTGCCCACGGTGCCGGCTCGATCTTTCCCATCGTCACCATCGTCGACACTAAACCCGCTGATGGCTCACGCCGCAAGAAGATTCCCATGGACTCCTTCCAGGGAGCCCGGGTAACTTCCAACCCCTGGGATACCGCGATTACCCCTGACGGCAAAACCTTCTTCGTTGTCTTCGCAGGCACCGACGACATGTTCGTCTGCAATGTCATCGACGACGACTACCGCGAACTGACATTCCGGGCCCGACTGAATCTGGGACATAATCCCCGCGGGGTCCGCGTCGCTCCCGATGGGAAAACCTTCTACGTTTACAATGCACTCGATTTTAACATCGTCGCTTATGACACAGATACCCTGCAGAGAAGAGCGACGATCACCGTTACCGAGAATCCACACAGCGAAGAAGTGCTCCTCGGCAAACGTCTGTTCTATACTGCGCTACAGCCCATGTCGAGCCGCCTCTGGATCTCCTGTGCCAGCTGTCATCCCGATGGGCAACCTGACGGCAAAACCTGGCACAATCCTGAAGGCCTGCGGAACACTCAGTCTCTGGCCGGCATGGCCTGGACTCATCCAATTCACTGGTCTGCCGACCGGGATGAAGTCCAGGATTTCGAGCACACCATCCGCGGCCCTCTGATGCAGGGACGGGGCCTGGTCACCGGTAGAATCAATGATTCACTCAAAGCTCCCAATAAAGGACTTTCCCAGGCACTGGATGCCATGGCCGCCTATTCCAACACACACGAATTCACCCTCAGCCCTCATGCCAAACAGGGACTCAGCCCGGCTGCCCAACGGGGACGTGAGCTCTTCTTTTCGAAACAGACGAAGTGCGCCACCTGTCATTCCGGGCCCTTCTATTCCGATTCGAATCCCACCGATAAAATCATCCGGCACAACGTGGGCACCGCCGTTGATAACCCCGGCGAGCTGATGGGGCCCGAATATGACACCCCTACTCTGCTGGGCGTCTATCGCACCGCCCCCTATCTGTCCCATGGAAAAGCACAGACCCTCGAAGAAGTCCTGACCGTCTATAACCATGACGACCAGCACGGCGTTACCAGCCAGCTCTCCAAACAGGAACGGGCTGACCTCATCGAATTTCTGAAAGCCCTCCCTTATGAAGACCCTGTCCCGCAGGCAGAAGCCGCCGGACTGGTGAAAGTCAACAAATAA
- a CDS encoding TlpA family protein disulfide reductase produces MSFKPLVFALSLSLLSACSQETPTADSTPEETPAAETAVEKTESPDPAIPGAQSFAENGVTAEIANWEQVQEFVQKQKGKVVVVDLWSTWCEPCIKEFPHLVELQKKYPEKVVCVSYNMNYDGSKDSPPNPIKRS; encoded by the coding sequence ATGTCATTCAAACCGCTTGTATTCGCGCTCTCACTCTCCCTCCTCTCCGCCTGCAGCCAGGAGACGCCGACCGCCGATTCCACACCGGAGGAGACACCTGCTGCTGAAACCGCTGTCGAGAAAACGGAATCTCCAGACCCTGCCATCCCTGGAGCCCAGTCGTTCGCAGAGAACGGAGTGACCGCGGAAATCGCCAACTGGGAACAGGTACAGGAATTCGTTCAGAAACAAAAAGGAAAAGTCGTCGTCGTTGACCTCTGGTCCACCTGGTGCGAGCCCTGTATCAAGGAATTTCCTCACCTCGTCGAACTGCAGAAAAAATACCCGGAAAAGGTCGTCTGTGTTTCGTACAACATGAATTACGACGGAAGTAAGGACTCCCCCCCGAATCCAATAAAGAGGAGCTGA
- a CDS encoding Ldh family oxidoreductase, translating into MPQIEVESALVDAIRLKQFCLQLLTEADLHPEEAELVADSLVESNLRGIDSHGVARLPHYLERIRQQSIKARPTMQWEPLGEAVGRVDGDHGLGQLAMVKAADHAVELARGSGAGWVSICNSSHCGALAYYGLRIAREGMIGFVFTHVDPMVTPHGSAEPFCGTNPVCITAPGKNAQSLCLDMATSITPWNTVANAATEGVSIPSGWALDAKGEGTTDPNEVAALFPFGGFKGSGLGLLIDVLCALLGGAPIGPDIPKMYGDLSQRRLLGGLVGAIDISRFTDVTGFQDRIAEIIQRWGALKPLTAGEKVLYPGEPEALKREERQQMGIPVGLKLIAQFNALAEQRGLPPLEVETSVAEECTSGVTSSTTESVS; encoded by the coding sequence TTGCCACAGATTGAAGTTGAGAGTGCGTTGGTCGATGCGATTCGGTTGAAGCAGTTCTGTCTGCAACTGCTGACCGAGGCGGATCTGCATCCGGAAGAAGCGGAGCTGGTAGCAGACTCACTGGTGGAATCGAATCTGCGCGGCATCGATTCGCATGGTGTGGCCAGGCTGCCGCACTACCTGGAGCGGATCAGGCAGCAAAGCATTAAGGCTCGCCCGACGATGCAGTGGGAGCCACTGGGCGAGGCCGTAGGCCGGGTTGACGGCGATCATGGACTGGGCCAACTGGCGATGGTGAAAGCTGCTGACCATGCGGTTGAGCTGGCGCGCGGCTCCGGTGCCGGCTGGGTTTCGATCTGTAATTCTTCGCATTGCGGTGCGCTGGCCTATTATGGTTTGCGGATTGCCCGGGAGGGGATGATCGGGTTTGTGTTTACGCACGTCGATCCAATGGTCACGCCTCACGGTTCCGCGGAGCCCTTCTGTGGAACAAATCCGGTCTGCATTACGGCACCCGGAAAAAATGCGCAGTCGCTGTGCCTGGATATGGCGACGAGTATTACGCCCTGGAATACGGTGGCCAATGCTGCGACGGAAGGGGTTTCGATTCCGAGCGGCTGGGCCCTGGATGCCAAGGGGGAGGGGACGACCGATCCGAACGAGGTTGCTGCTCTGTTTCCCTTTGGCGGGTTTAAAGGTTCCGGCCTGGGGCTGTTGATCGATGTGCTCTGTGCGCTTTTGGGCGGTGCACCGATTGGGCCGGATATCCCGAAAATGTATGGGGATCTTTCGCAGCGACGATTACTGGGTGGCCTGGTGGGAGCGATTGACATCAGCCGGTTCACGGACGTGACCGGATTCCAGGATCGCATCGCCGAGATCATTCAACGCTGGGGAGCTTTGAAACCACTGACAGCTGGGGAGAAGGTCTTGTATCCCGGTGAGCCAGAGGCATTGAAGCGGGAAGAGCGTCAGCAGATGGGGATTCCCGTGGGGCTTAAATTGATCGCACAGTTCAACGCACTGGCGGAACAGCGCGGATTGCCTCCATTAGAAGTGGAGACTTCTGTCGCTGAGGAATGCACTTCCGGAGTGACATCCTCAACGACGGAATCGGTGAGTTGA